One window of the Archangium primigenium genome contains the following:
- a CDS encoding sensor histidine kinase: protein MKGRIASVAFLLSAVGTGLAWLTLQRPLLSLMDLVRQCGAQGALRGVSLSRTLGSLPFLLGLDLVLLTAVSYGVLDFMVGRPLRRTEKVVEHLGRLELDVSLPESPGPLLSRVQRALSRLRGALQEEQQTTRHQLEALRAANARLSQARTELVAAERLATVGRLAAGVAHEVGNPLAGILGYLSLAQARTREPEVLEYLGRIDHEVQRIDGIVRGLLEIGRPAQVNLGPVDVGRVAETCVRLVKAGRDFPDVRWECAFAPGLLAWADAGPVSQIVINLLLNAVQAMEGHGVVRLSTRAETRGVVLRVEDTGPGIAAEAMTRLFEPFFTTRPPGEGTGMGLAVSLHLAESMAGRLTAENLPGGGACFTLLLPGS, encoded by the coding sequence TCCTGTTGAGCGCGGTGGGGACGGGACTGGCCTGGCTGACGCTGCAGCGGCCCCTGCTGTCCTTGATGGATCTGGTGCGGCAGTGTGGCGCCCAGGGCGCGCTGCGAGGCGTGTCGCTGTCGCGCACGCTCGGCTCGCTGCCCTTCCTGCTGGGCCTGGACCTGGTGCTGCTCACGGCGGTGTCCTATGGCGTCCTGGACTTCATGGTGGGGCGGCCCCTGCGGCGGACCGAGAAGGTGGTGGAGCACCTCGGGCGGCTGGAACTGGACGTGTCCCTGCCGGAGAGCCCGGGCCCGTTGCTCTCGCGGGTCCAGCGCGCGCTGTCTCGCCTGCGGGGAGCGCTCCAGGAGGAGCAGCAGACCACCCGCCATCAATTGGAGGCGCTCCGGGCCGCCAACGCGCGCTTGAGCCAGGCGCGCACGGAACTGGTCGCCGCGGAGCGCCTGGCGACCGTGGGGCGGCTCGCGGCGGGCGTGGCCCACGAGGTGGGCAACCCCCTGGCTGGCATCCTCGGCTACCTGTCCCTGGCGCAGGCCCGGACCCGCGAGCCCGAGGTGCTCGAGTACCTCGGGCGCATCGATCACGAGGTGCAGCGCATCGACGGCATCGTGCGGGGCCTCTTGGAGATCGGCCGCCCGGCCCAGGTGAACCTGGGGCCCGTGGACGTGGGGCGGGTGGCGGAGACGTGTGTCCGGCTCGTCAAGGCCGGGCGGGATTTTCCCGACGTGCGCTGGGAGTGCGCCTTCGCGCCCGGCCTGTTGGCGTGGGCGGACGCGGGACCGGTGTCACAGATCGTGATCAACCTGTTGCTCAACGCGGTGCAGGCCATGGAAGGGCACGGCGTCGTGCGGTTGTCCACGCGCGCGGAGACGAGGGGCGTGGTGCTGCGCGTGGAGGACACGGGGCCGGGCATCGCGGCCGAGGCGATGACCCGGCTCTTCGAGCCCTTCTTCACCACGCGGCCGCCTGGAGAGGGCACCGGCATGGGCCTGGCGGTCTCGCTGCATCTGGCGGAGTCGATGGCGGGGCGACTGACGGCGGAGAACCTCCCCGGGGGCGGGGCCTGTTTCACCCTGTTGCTTCCCGGGAGTTGA